In a genomic window of Zhongshania aliphaticivorans:
- the hslO gene encoding Hsp33 family molecular chaperone HslO: MSDTINRFIFDNTEVRGEHVRLEKSYQDILSIHHYPPGVANLLGEFLAAASLLSATIKFEGSLILQVRGDGEVPLIMAEANSERELRAIARDANQAMSLDFSTLIGNGQLAMTIDPKHGKRYQGIVSLDGDSLAHCLEAYFEQSEQLSTRIWLSADANCAAGLMLQELPSKSPDKDRWQHLTTIADTVQNQELLTLDADALLYRLYHQDAVRLFEAKPLVARCQCSRQRVENALLSIGQAELDDIIQERGQIETNCEFCNRLYQFSPADIAALFNQSSDITRH; the protein is encoded by the coding sequence ATGAGCGACACTATTAACCGCTTTATTTTTGACAATACCGAAGTTCGCGGTGAACACGTGCGCTTAGAAAAAAGCTACCAAGACATCCTCAGCATCCATCACTACCCACCCGGTGTTGCAAATTTATTGGGTGAATTCCTTGCTGCAGCAAGCCTGCTAAGCGCCACCATCAAATTTGAAGGCTCATTAATACTGCAAGTAAGAGGCGACGGTGAAGTCCCCTTAATTATGGCTGAAGCCAATTCAGAGCGGGAGCTACGCGCCATTGCCCGCGATGCCAACCAAGCCATGAGCCTCGACTTTAGTACCCTGATTGGCAACGGGCAGCTCGCGATGACCATAGATCCCAAACACGGCAAACGTTACCAAGGCATTGTCAGTTTAGACGGTGACAGCTTAGCGCATTGCCTAGAAGCCTATTTTGAACAAAGCGAGCAACTTTCTACCCGTATCTGGCTTAGCGCAGACGCCAATTGTGCAGCCGGACTTATGTTACAAGAATTACCCAGCAAATCGCCCGACAAAGATCGCTGGCAACACCTCACCACCATTGCCGACACCGTTCAGAACCAAGAACTTCTCACATTAGATGCCGATGCCTTACTCTACCGCCTCTATCACCAAGATGCCGTGCGACTATTTGAAGCCAAACCCTTGGTCGCTCGCTGTCAATGTAGCCGCCAACGCGTTGAAAATGCTCTGCTGTCTATTGGCCAAGCGGAACTTGACGACATCATTCAAGAGCGCGGCCAAATAGAGACCAACTGCGAGTTTTGCAACCGCTTATACCAATTTAGCCCCGCCGACATCGCCGCTTTATTTAACCAAAGTAGTGACATCACACGACATTAA
- a CDS encoding RNA-binding S4 domain-containing protein, with protein sequence MAQSPSNSGIRLDKWLWAARFYKTRNLAKQAIEGGKVQYNGDRCKVSKEVQIGAELNVRVGFDTKTVTILALSDQRRGAPQAALLYEETADSIALREQHAADRKALGSAFAHSERPNKKQRRQIHRFQRIGE encoded by the coding sequence ATGGCACAATCACCTTCTAACAGCGGCATCCGACTCGACAAATGGCTATGGGCAGCGCGATTTTATAAAACCCGTAATCTGGCAAAACAAGCCATCGAAGGTGGCAAAGTTCAATACAATGGTGACCGCTGTAAAGTCAGTAAAGAAGTCCAAATCGGCGCCGAATTGAATGTGCGAGTGGGGTTTGACACTAAAACGGTCACCATCCTTGCGCTATCAGATCAGCGTCGAGGCGCGCCCCAAGCAGCCCTGTTATATGAAGAAACCGCCGACAGTATTGCCCTACGTGAACAACACGCCGCTGACCGCAAAGCACTCGGTTCTGCCTTTGCCCACTCCGAGCGTCCCAATAAAAAGCAACGCCGGCAAATTCACCGCTTTCAGCGTATCGGTGAATAG
- the yrfG gene encoding GMP/IMP nucleotidase — protein sequence MIDWQAIDTVLLDMDGTLLDLHYDNFFWTQHLPRRYADIHGGDPSHISEDLLNRIMAEKGSLNWYCLDYWSEQLKVDIVALKREVAHLIAPHPSTKAFLSALNDSHCNIWLVTNAHRGSLDLKLEYTDLGQHITKMVSSHEFGKPKEDPAFWQQLQQRWHFNPERTLLVDDTTSVLDSAAAFGIRHLLTLRQPDSKQALRDTLPYPAVLSFAEILPITPPSN from the coding sequence ATGATTGACTGGCAAGCAATAGATACCGTCCTCCTTGATATGGATGGCACCCTGCTAGACTTACACTACGATAATTTTTTCTGGACCCAGCATTTACCTCGCCGTTATGCCGACATCCACGGTGGCGACCCCAGCCATATTAGTGAAGACTTACTTAATCGCATAATGGCAGAAAAAGGCTCCTTAAATTGGTATTGCCTTGATTACTGGTCCGAGCAGCTCAAGGTAGATATTGTTGCCCTCAAGCGCGAAGTAGCCCACTTAATCGCACCACACCCCAGTACCAAAGCTTTTCTTAGCGCCCTGAACGACAGCCACTGCAATATCTGGCTAGTCACAAACGCGCACCGTGGTAGCCTCGACCTCAAATTAGAATACACCGACCTTGGCCAACACATCACCAAGATGGTGAGCTCGCATGAATTTGGTAAGCCCAAAGAAGATCCCGCTTTTTGGCAGCAGCTTCAACAGCGCTGGCACTTCAATCCTGAACGCACCCTGTTGGTCGACGACACCACCAGCGTTTTAGATTCTGCTGCAGCCTTTGGGATTCGCCACTTGCTCACGCTGCGTCAACCCGATAGCAAACAAGCCCTGCGTGATACTCTGCCTTACCCTGCGGTGCTCAGTTTTGCTGAAATTTTGCCGATTACACCACCATCGAATTAA
- a CDS encoding acyl-CoA dehydrogenase family protein: MDFKDSPEQAEFRAEIRQWLQNNARPKSANSGRKAQSEAYQDAKAWYKKVADAGYACLNWPKQYGGAGLSDIHKVIWAQEVANYAEPDGYFVIGIGNCGPALMHFASEEQKLALLPPMASAESVWCQMFSEPSAGSDVAGLRTSAVPDGDNWIINGQKIWTSGAQHSDYGVILCRTDPSISKYRGMTMFFIDMNQPGVEVKPIKQMDGGAHFNEVFFNNAVIPDAYRLGEVGGGWGAALLVLMNERLAIAGVQPDGFPEFLQLVKGLHIDGEPISANPAVREHLAEWYYKHAGIKAATNRMLTAVAQGGMPGAEAALGKLVGAVMNQDISNYAIQLMGDAGVISDPNLAEQQAHFQKTVLFSPGIRLAGGTDEVMRNVIAEQVLGLPQEPRADKGLAFNEIPSGNQSR; the protein is encoded by the coding sequence ATGGATTTTAAAGACTCACCTGAGCAGGCCGAATTTCGCGCCGAAATACGTCAATGGCTTCAGAATAACGCCCGCCCCAAATCTGCAAACAGCGGCCGCAAAGCGCAATCAGAAGCCTATCAAGATGCGAAAGCATGGTATAAAAAAGTCGCCGATGCTGGCTATGCATGCCTCAACTGGCCCAAACAATATGGCGGCGCAGGCCTCAGTGATATTCACAAAGTTATTTGGGCGCAGGAAGTTGCAAACTATGCCGAACCCGATGGTTATTTTGTAATTGGGATTGGCAATTGCGGGCCAGCATTGATGCATTTTGCTAGCGAAGAACAAAAGCTAGCGCTGCTGCCCCCAATGGCAAGTGCCGAGTCGGTATGGTGTCAAATGTTTTCTGAGCCCAGCGCCGGTTCTGACGTGGCAGGGCTGCGAACAAGCGCGGTGCCCGATGGCGACAACTGGATAATCAACGGCCAAAAAATTTGGACATCTGGCGCTCAACACTCAGATTACGGGGTCATCTTATGCCGTACCGATCCAAGTATCTCGAAGTATCGCGGCATGACCATGTTTTTTATCGACATGAATCAACCCGGGGTTGAAGTTAAGCCCATAAAACAAATGGACGGCGGCGCTCATTTCAACGAGGTATTTTTCAACAACGCCGTGATCCCAGACGCTTACCGCTTGGGAGAAGTCGGCGGTGGCTGGGGAGCGGCTCTGCTAGTTTTGATGAACGAGCGCTTGGCCATTGCCGGTGTACAACCCGATGGTTTCCCCGAATTTTTACAGCTCGTAAAAGGCCTGCACATCGACGGCGAACCCATCAGCGCAAACCCTGCTGTTCGCGAGCATCTCGCCGAGTGGTATTACAAACACGCAGGTATAAAAGCCGCTACCAACCGGATGCTCACCGCCGTGGCTCAGGGCGGCATGCCCGGCGCCGAAGCCGCACTGGGCAAGCTCGTCGGTGCCGTGATGAACCAAGACATTTCCAACTACGCCATTCAATTAATGGGCGACGCCGGTGTCATCAGCGACCCCAATTTGGCAGAACAACAAGCTCATTTCCAAAAAACCGTCTTATTCTCTCCGGGCATTCGCTTGGCAGGCGGTACCGATGAAGTTATGCGTAACGTCATTGCCGAACAAGTGCTTGGCCTCCCCCAGGAACCCCGAGCAGATAAAGGCCTCGCATTCAATGAAATTCCGAGCGGCAATCAAAGCCGCTAG
- a CDS encoding acyl-CoA dehydrogenase family protein: MNFDFSGDQKNIQEQARLMLSKECSPSVVRAVLEGSAEFDSKLWKQMIDLGWPAIAIAEEHGGLGLGYLELCVIAMELGRAIAPTPFIASVYLGTELIKIAASEQQQADWLPTLASGDIISTAAVGANSGSCQVREKHLSGNKNTVLHGMIADNAIVTATNEHNETALYWVDLKHSSVTRRNQDNLDPSLPRAELVFNNTPVTHLDGEMPALQAVEQVFDHVAVLLSFEQVGGCEAAIETAKAYTTDRYAFGRQVASFQAIKHKLADMFVAKELAKSNAYYGAWALSAKAPELALAAATARVSAIDAFYLCSKENIQAHGGMGFTWEFDCHLYYRRAQSLSTLLGGNPHWKNALVDRLLAS, translated from the coding sequence ATGAATTTCGATTTTTCTGGAGACCAGAAAAACATCCAAGAACAAGCGCGCTTAATGCTCAGCAAAGAATGCAGCCCATCTGTAGTGCGGGCCGTATTGGAAGGCAGCGCCGAGTTTGACAGCAAACTCTGGAAGCAAATGATTGATCTCGGCTGGCCCGCTATTGCCATTGCCGAAGAACATGGTGGTCTTGGCCTTGGTTATCTTGAACTGTGTGTTATCGCGATGGAATTAGGGCGCGCCATCGCACCAACCCCCTTCATTGCATCGGTATACCTTGGCACCGAGCTCATCAAAATCGCCGCATCAGAACAACAACAAGCCGATTGGCTGCCAACCTTAGCCAGCGGTGACATCATCAGTACCGCTGCCGTAGGTGCAAACTCAGGCTCCTGCCAAGTCAGAGAAAAGCATTTAAGTGGTAATAAAAATACGGTTTTACATGGCATGATCGCCGATAATGCCATTGTTACCGCAACTAATGAACATAACGAAACCGCTCTTTATTGGGTTGACCTCAAACACAGTAGCGTCACTCGCCGTAATCAAGACAACCTAGATCCAAGCCTTCCCCGCGCTGAACTTGTTTTTAACAACACCCCCGTCACACACCTAGATGGCGAAATGCCCGCCTTACAAGCTGTAGAGCAGGTCTTTGATCATGTCGCGGTATTACTATCGTTTGAGCAAGTAGGCGGCTGTGAAGCAGCCATAGAAACAGCAAAAGCGTACACCACTGACCGCTATGCCTTTGGTCGCCAAGTCGCGTCGTTTCAGGCCATCAAACATAAATTAGCAGACATGTTTGTGGCAAAAGAATTAGCAAAATCCAATGCGTATTACGGCGCTTGGGCGCTCTCCGCTAAAGCCCCTGAGCTCGCGCTTGCCGCTGCCACCGCACGCGTTAGCGCCATAGATGCGTTTTACCTGTGCAGCAAAGAGAATATTCAAGCTCACGGCGGTATGGGGTTTACCTGGGAATTCGACTGCCACCTTTATTATCGCCGCGCACAATCACTCTCAACCCTGCTGGGGGGCAACCCTCACTGGAAAAATGCGTTGGTAGACCGACTCCTCGCTTCTTGA
- a CDS encoding TetR/AcrR family transcriptional regulator, which yields MKTNKRWGNGARVDDLDTGKKILLKSAVDCFITKGIKSTTIEDIAKVANVTRRTVYRYFNGKSDIIAALIDIERQRMFSKVFDVAKLYDNNFPLMLQECIWFAASYKPPEAGKLDLVSGANAAEASPHIDNDESDAYWRDLLKDPLDGYNERNGRNVNIDDLIQIVGRLVLSYRQIPTTKERFKASLLALSL from the coding sequence ATGAAAACAAACAAGCGCTGGGGAAATGGAGCTAGAGTTGACGACCTCGATACCGGAAAGAAAATTCTCCTTAAATCTGCGGTAGATTGCTTCATCACTAAAGGCATAAAGTCGACAACGATAGAAGACATCGCCAAAGTTGCCAATGTGACAAGACGTACGGTATATCGATACTTTAACGGTAAATCAGACATCATTGCTGCGTTAATCGACATTGAACGCCAGCGTATGTTTTCCAAAGTTTTTGATGTCGCCAAACTCTATGACAATAATTTTCCACTGATGCTACAAGAATGTATCTGGTTCGCCGCCAGTTACAAACCACCTGAAGCGGGAAAATTAGATTTAGTGTCTGGTGCCAATGCCGCCGAGGCATCACCCCATATCGATAACGATGAGTCCGACGCTTACTGGCGCGACTTATTAAAAGATCCCCTAGATGGCTATAACGAGCGCAATGGCCGCAATGTTAACATTGACGACCTGATCCAAATTGTAGGGCGCCTTGTTTTGTCCTACCGGCAAATCCCCACCACCAAAGAGCGTTTCAAAGCTAGTTTGCTTGCGCTGTCACTCTAA
- a CDS encoding SAM-dependent methyltransferase, producing MKTATAALVNNVDTGWWARRQQQMVTKALAPLSHAAQGVLRLTLPNGNSIELGEHPCEHFNPVIVLHNWKPVRKAITGGSVGWSEAYIDGDWDSPDLAMLVEWIAINETHFEGMLDSGKLEGLFQKWRHQRNANSKRGSRRNISYHYDLGNEFYQQWLDPSMTYSAAYYSSDQQTLAQAQYAKYQRIIDLLNIQDGDRILEVGCGWGGFAEQVCSQKNVSLHGITLSERQLEFAQQRLANTQTLGTAEFSLTDYRDTTGEYDHIVSIEMLEAVGEKYWPTYFSTVFDRLKPGGKASIQIITIEDQRFEQYRSNPDFIQTYIFPGGMLPTPDIFREQAKLAGLKVDDEEAFGLGYARTLREWNDVFHHRWEEIAPLGFDKRFQRMWHYYLSYCEGGFRANSIDVYQFVLEKPLPNQ from the coding sequence ATGAAAACTGCCACTGCGGCTCTGGTAAATAATGTAGATACCGGCTGGTGGGCAAGGCGCCAACAGCAAATGGTGACCAAAGCCCTCGCACCTTTATCCCATGCAGCCCAAGGGGTTTTGCGTCTCACCCTTCCCAATGGCAACAGTATTGAATTGGGCGAGCATCCCTGCGAACACTTCAACCCGGTCATTGTGCTACACAACTGGAAACCGGTACGTAAAGCCATTACTGGCGGCTCTGTTGGTTGGAGTGAAGCCTATATAGACGGTGACTGGGACAGCCCTGACCTTGCCATGCTGGTGGAGTGGATAGCCATCAATGAAACGCATTTTGAGGGGATGCTCGACAGCGGAAAATTAGAAGGCCTTTTCCAAAAGTGGCGACATCAGCGCAATGCCAATAGCAAGCGCGGCAGTCGGCGTAATATTTCCTATCACTATGACCTTGGTAACGAGTTTTACCAGCAGTGGCTAGACCCTAGCATGACTTACTCAGCCGCCTACTATAGCTCTGATCAGCAAACACTCGCCCAAGCTCAATACGCAAAATACCAGCGCATTATCGATTTACTCAATATTCAAGATGGCGACCGTATTCTTGAAGTTGGCTGTGGTTGGGGCGGCTTTGCAGAGCAGGTATGTAGCCAGAAAAACGTATCACTACATGGCATTACGCTGTCTGAAAGACAGCTAGAATTTGCCCAACAGCGCTTAGCTAACACCCAAACCCTTGGCACGGCCGAATTTAGCCTTACAGATTACCGCGACACCACCGGCGAATATGACCATATTGTCTCTATAGAAATGCTTGAAGCCGTCGGTGAAAAATATTGGCCAACGTATTTCAGCACCGTATTTGATCGCCTCAAACCAGGTGGTAAGGCCTCTATCCAAATAATTACTATCGAAGACCAGCGCTTTGAACAATACCGAAGCAACCCAGACTTCATCCAAACCTATATTTTCCCCGGCGGCATGCTGCCCACTCCCGACATCTTTCGTGAGCAAGCTAAACTCGCAGGGTTAAAGGTAGATGATGAAGAAGCGTTTGGCTTAGGTTACGCACGCACATTGCGTGAATGGAATGATGTATTTCATCATCGCTGGGAAGAAATTGCCCCGTTGGGCTTTGATAAACGCTTTCAGCGGATGTGGCACTACTACCTGAGTTATTGTGAAGGCGGCTTTCGCGCTAACTCCATAGATGTTTACCAATTTGTGCTAGAAAAGCCCCTGCCAAATCAATAA
- a CDS encoding DUF1365 domain-containing protein, which produces MSAENRSAIYSGEVMHHRFSPRKHRFVYRMSSFLFDLDALSETEQHCKLFSINKFNFFSFYHRDVGDKSGEAPRQYLERTLRENGVNDRLHSATLLCYPRILGFTFNPLSVYYCYKENQQLFAILYEVSNTFKQRHSYLIPVSDSDQHKGIIRQQCDKQFYVSPFIPMTARYHFRMHLPGKNIALAIRETEQGKALLHAVFRGKRRPFSDRELVKNLLSLPLMTIKAVLGIHWEALRLFIKGVKIVPRSPEPKSSISRIDQ; this is translated from the coding sequence ATGAGCGCAGAGAACCGCTCTGCAATTTACAGCGGCGAGGTGATGCATCACCGTTTTTCCCCTCGCAAACATCGCTTTGTATACCGCATGAGCAGCTTTCTTTTTGATCTCGACGCGCTGAGTGAAACCGAGCAACACTGCAAACTATTTTCTATCAATAAATTTAATTTCTTTAGCTTTTATCACCGAGATGTTGGTGATAAAAGCGGCGAAGCACCTCGCCAATACCTAGAAAGAACCCTGCGTGAGAATGGAGTTAATGACAGGTTGCATAGCGCGACACTGCTTTGCTACCCGCGTATTTTGGGTTTCACCTTTAACCCTCTCAGCGTGTATTACTGCTACAAAGAGAATCAGCAGCTCTTTGCTATTCTCTATGAGGTCAGCAACACCTTTAAACAGCGACACAGCTATTTAATTCCCGTCTCTGATAGCGACCAGCATAAAGGCATAATTCGCCAGCAATGCGATAAACAATTTTACGTATCGCCGTTTATCCCCATGACGGCTCGATACCACTTCCGAATGCACTTACCAGGCAAAAATATTGCCTTGGCCATTCGCGAGACCGAGCAAGGTAAAGCGCTGTTACACGCCGTTTTTCGCGGCAAACGCCGACCATTCTCAGACCGCGAACTAGTGAAAAACCTCCTTTCCCTTCCGCTTATGACCATTAAAGCTGTTTTGGGTATACACTGGGAGGCACTACGACTTTTTATCAAAGGAGTAAAAATAGTGCCCCGCTCTCCTGAACCAAAGTCTTCAATTTCACGTATTGACCAATAA
- a CDS encoding NAD(P)/FAD-dependent oxidoreductase gives MQNLSHKKPLNIAVIGSGIAGLSSAWLLSKNHNVTIFEQDSRLGGHTNTVDIQTTAGTIAVDTGFIVFNERCYPNLVALFKELGVRYQSTDMSFGVSLDRGRLEYSGSNSISTLFAQKRNLLRPRFWRMIKDLLRFYKNSADWLQSLPDDMSLGELLEREKFGPGFCEDHLLPMGAAIWSTPVEKFMAYPAKTFLRFCDNHGLLQVNERPQWQTVVGGSREYIKRMTQDFAGEIRLNTKASKVKRFHDHVIITDQNGDQHRFDQLVMAGHADQSLAILDDPSKDEKRLLGAFSYEQNDAFLHRDEKLMPVLGEVWSSWNYLADNQQQNSKVSVSYWMNSLQHLPCSEPIIVTLNPLQQPRRPLVYKQFSYQHPVFDEAALNAQKHLWSIQGTQRTWFCGSYFGYGFHEDGIQSGLAVAEQLGGAARPWHAENANGRIHVQPTSSLTVAA, from the coding sequence ATGCAAAACTTATCACATAAAAAACCACTCAATATTGCCGTTATTGGCTCAGGCATTGCTGGGCTTAGCAGCGCATGGCTGCTGAGTAAAAATCACAACGTCACTATTTTTGAGCAAGACTCACGTTTAGGCGGCCACACCAACACCGTAGACATTCAAACTACCGCCGGTACAATCGCAGTTGATACGGGCTTTATTGTATTTAATGAGCGTTGCTACCCAAATTTAGTCGCTCTATTTAAAGAGCTAGGCGTAAGATATCAAAGCACTGATATGTCCTTTGGCGTGTCACTTGATCGGGGACGCTTGGAATACAGCGGTTCAAATTCTATCTCGACCCTGTTTGCCCAAAAACGCAATTTATTGCGCCCTCGGTTTTGGCGAATGATTAAAGATCTGCTGCGTTTTTACAAAAACAGCGCCGACTGGTTGCAATCATTACCCGACGACATGTCGCTTGGAGAGTTGCTAGAGCGCGAAAAATTTGGCCCCGGATTTTGCGAAGATCATTTACTCCCCATGGGAGCCGCAATTTGGTCTACGCCAGTAGAAAAGTTCATGGCCTATCCTGCAAAAACCTTTCTGCGCTTTTGCGATAACCACGGACTTCTACAAGTGAATGAACGACCACAATGGCAAACCGTTGTGGGTGGGTCACGAGAATACATTAAACGCATGACCCAGGATTTTGCTGGCGAGATACGCCTTAACACCAAAGCGAGCAAGGTCAAGCGCTTTCACGATCACGTTATCATCACCGATCAAAACGGCGACCAACATCGCTTTGACCAGCTTGTTATGGCTGGCCACGCCGACCAGTCTTTGGCGATACTCGACGACCCAAGCAAAGACGAAAAACGTCTTCTTGGCGCCTTCTCTTACGAGCAGAACGATGCCTTTTTGCACCGCGATGAAAAACTGATGCCGGTACTCGGCGAAGTCTGGTCAAGCTGGAATTACCTGGCAGACAATCAACAGCAGAACAGCAAAGTCTCTGTTAGTTACTGGATGAATTCACTGCAACACCTTCCTTGTTCAGAGCCAATTATCGTTACCCTTAATCCTCTGCAACAACCAAGAAGGCCACTTGTTTATAAACAGTTTAGCTACCAACACCCCGTGTTTGATGAGGCAGCACTCAATGCCCAAAAACACCTCTGGAGTATACAAGGAACGCAAAGAACCTGGTTTTGTGGCAGCTATTTTGGTTATGGCTTCCATGAAGACGGCATTCAATCTGGCTTAGCCGTTGCAGAACAGCTAGGTGGAGCGGCACGGCCATGGCATGCAGAAAATGCTAACGGGCGCATACATGTGCAGCCAACAAGTTCGCTAACCGTTGCCGCATGA
- a CDS encoding MFS transporter, producing MSTPVRYWRLFCYSLPGIPLAALGLPFYIYAPLWLAEQGGYGYSLVGLIFFVARIGDVLSDLPVGVWVDRRGSHRWFWLSAWGTVALSVMLLTLIPHPWSPLMLGLVLVLLMLGWTGITVPWLALPVNLSRHNIDRLRYNSSREAMLLIGTLAAMLVPAMVPASALPPILVLLLLVLVIAVYLQGSQKPLGASDNSLSYKILLSDPRVRNLALPWFLNMLANAIPGTVLILFMREVLHAESELPLVLICYFAAGLVGVPFWYFLANRIGNLQAWRIGLCSSALLFSLAAFLGDGDVYWFVVISIGTGLALGADQALPSVMQTGLAQTLSAERGGADVAARMFALWSMLSKAAMGVAVGVSYLWLGNQLDALIPPAWAISSVYILAPVILKLLVFVLLGRQSIALAHEEVK from the coding sequence GTGTCAACTCCTGTCCGATATTGGCGACTTTTTTGTTATTCACTGCCGGGTATTCCACTAGCGGCTTTGGGTCTTCCATTCTATATTTACGCTCCTTTGTGGCTGGCTGAACAAGGTGGTTATGGCTATAGCCTTGTTGGCCTTATCTTCTTTGTGGCCCGCATTGGTGACGTCCTCAGTGATTTACCGGTAGGAGTTTGGGTAGATCGCCGTGGAAGCCATCGTTGGTTTTGGTTAAGCGCATGGGGCACGGTTGCATTAAGTGTCATGCTGCTAACGCTGATTCCTCACCCGTGGTCACCGCTGATGTTGGGCTTGGTGCTCGTACTTCTCATGTTGGGCTGGACGGGTATTACTGTACCTTGGTTAGCGCTTCCTGTGAACCTATCTCGCCATAACATAGATCGATTACGTTATAACAGCAGTCGTGAGGCGATGTTGTTGATTGGTACTTTGGCCGCAATGCTTGTACCGGCAATGGTGCCGGCGTCGGCTCTGCCGCCAATCTTGGTTTTATTGTTATTGGTGCTGGTGATTGCGGTTTATTTACAGGGGAGTCAGAAACCGCTAGGGGCGAGTGATAACTCACTGAGTTACAAGATTTTATTGTCTGATCCACGAGTTAGAAATTTGGCGCTGCCGTGGTTTTTAAATATGTTAGCGAATGCTATTCCTGGCACAGTGCTTATATTATTTATGAGGGAAGTATTGCATGCAGAGAGCGAGCTTCCCCTTGTTCTGATTTGTTATTTTGCCGCGGGTTTAGTGGGTGTGCCGTTCTGGTATTTCTTGGCTAACCGTATTGGCAATCTACAGGCTTGGCGAATTGGTTTATGCAGCTCAGCGTTGCTGTTTAGCTTAGCTGCATTTTTGGGTGACGGTGATGTTTATTGGTTTGTCGTCATCAGTATTGGCACCGGTTTGGCGCTGGGTGCTGACCAAGCATTGCCATCAGTAATGCAAACAGGATTGGCACAGACCTTGTCAGCCGAGCGCGGAGGGGCCGATGTTGCTGCGCGAATGTTTGCCCTTTGGAGTATGTTAAGTAAGGCGGCTATGGGTGTGGCGGTTGGAGTTTCATATTTATGGCTGGGTAATCAGCTTGATGCACTTATTCCTCCTGCGTGGGCAATCAGTAGCGTTTATATTTTGGCGCCAGTGATATTAAAGTTATTGGTTTTTGTGTTGCTGGGGCGTCAGTCAATCGCGTTAGCTCATGAGGAAGTGAAATGA
- a CDS encoding chalcone isomerase family protein translates to MMLDILYYLRKMFYVGLLLIASLHATVLVAEESWQTVSKESFSLLWKEITETRLQVDRQQARPVSGNILSPDYAKQIIIEYKVGVSAERFQSLTMKALTEAFTETELRTAMDDIVLFCTWYQDISKGDQYRLSWRPNTGLTLYLNEDPLGVIRDSESAMLILSVWLGRAAVSESQRDTMLAAWQKSFNYK, encoded by the coding sequence ATGATGTTAGACATATTATATTATTTACGGAAAATGTTTTATGTAGGATTGCTATTGATAGCGAGTTTACACGCGACAGTATTGGTGGCCGAAGAAAGCTGGCAGACAGTGAGTAAAGAAAGTTTTAGTTTGTTGTGGAAAGAAATTACTGAAACCCGTTTGCAAGTAGACCGGCAGCAAGCTAGGCCTGTATCCGGCAATATTCTCTCTCCAGATTATGCAAAGCAGATTATTATTGAATATAAAGTGGGTGTTTCGGCGGAACGTTTTCAAAGTTTGACCATGAAGGCGCTAACCGAGGCCTTTACAGAAACGGAGCTTCGCACAGCAATGGATGATATTGTGCTGTTTTGTACTTGGTATCAGGATATTTCCAAGGGTGATCAATATCGTCTTTCGTGGCGGCCTAATACAGGTTTAACCCTGTATTTAAACGAAGACCCCTTGGGTGTCATTCGTGATTCAGAATCGGCAATGCTAATTTTGAGTGTTTGGTTAGGTCGAGCTGCCGTCAGTGAATCCCAGCGAGATACCATGTTGGCGGCATGGCAAAAATCTTTCAATTATAAGTAG